Proteins encoded in a region of the Mercenaria mercenaria strain notata chromosome 1, MADL_Memer_1, whole genome shotgun sequence genome:
- the LOC123543912 gene encoding uncharacterized protein LOC123543912: MEIKIVLSLISFACFWLADGCDRNNVNSCKDDATCRIHSSNTHGKRHTRSVQKNGANYSIMLRADPCSFNTYDIDEDGAITKEEFNALLGINEETDALFIDLNLMTDDGNSVIKPDEFYTMVPLIITDCFKSDK, encoded by the exons ATG GAAATCAAAATTGTGCTTTCTCTTATTTCGTTTGCTTGCTTTTGGCTCGCGGATGGCTGTGACCGAAATAATGTAAACTCTTGTAAAGATGATGCTACTTGTCGTATACATTCCTCAAACACCCATGGCAAAAGACACACAAGGAGTGTTCAGAAG AACGGGGCTAATTATAGCATCATGCTACGAGCTGATCCGTGTAGTTTCAATACATATGACATCGACGAGGACGGGGCAATCACTAAAGAAGAATTCAATGCTTTACTCGGTATCAACGAGGAGACTGACGCTCTCTTCATAGATCTGAATCTGATGACAG ATGATGGAAACTCCGTTATAAAACCGGACGAGTTCTACACGATGGTACCTCTGATCATAACTGATTGTTTCAAATCCGACAAGTAA